The following proteins come from a genomic window of Pseudochaenichthys georgianus chromosome 17, fPseGeo1.2, whole genome shotgun sequence:
- the tcea1 gene encoding transcription elongation factor A protein 1 — MGKKEEEEIIRIAKKMDKMAQKKNGAGALDLLKELRSIPMTLELLQSTRIGMSVNAIRKQSTDDEVTSLAKSLIKSWKKLLDEPTGGDKTSDEKRKEQTTPSSPSQGSPEAKEEGSSSSNSSSKSERADVSSNSLIPTFPRASGTSDSIRLKCRELMTQALQTGDDHIAIGADCDELGAQIEEIIFQEFKNTDMRYKNRVRSRISNLKDVKNPNLRRTVLCGNVSPERMAKMTAEDMASDELKEMRKNLTKEAVREHQMATTGGCQTDLFTCGKCKGKCCTYTQVQTRSADEPMTTFVFCNDCGNRWKFC, encoded by the exons ATGGGTaaaaaggaggaagaggagatcaTCAGAATTGCGaagaaaatggataaaatggcGCAGAAGAAAAATGGG GCCGGGGCTTTGGACTTATTGAAGGAGCTGCGAAGTATCCCCATGACTCTCGAGCTGCTTCAG TCTACCAGAATCGGGATGTCGGTTAACGCCATCCGCAAGCAGAGCACAGACGACGAGGTGACATCTCTAGCCAAGTCCCTGATCAAGTCATGGAAGAAGCTTTTAG ATGAGCCTACTGGTGGAGATAAAACGTCAGATGAAAAGAGGAAAGAGCAAACAACGCCTTCTTCTCCCTCGCAGGGAAGTCCAGAGGCAAAAGAAGAAGG CAGCTCCAGCAGTAACTCCAGCAGCAAGAGTGAACGCGCTGACGTTTCATCCAACTCATTGATCCCGACTTTTCCTCGCGCCTCAGGCACCTCTGACTCTATCAGGCTCAAGTGCCGAGAGCTGATGACCCAAGCACTGCAGACTGGAG ATGATCATATTGCTATTGGTGCTGATTGTGATGAACTGGGCGCGCAGATCGAGGAAA TTATCTTTCAAGAGTTTAAGAACACAGACATGAGATACAAGAACCGTGTGCGGAGCCGAATCTCGAACTTAAAGGATGTAAAGAACCCGAATTTAAGGAGGACAGTGCTCTGCGGGAATGTGTCCCCTGAGCGGATGGCTAAGATGACCGCAGAG GATATGGCCAGTGATGAGCTGAAGGAAATGAGAAAGAATTTGACCAAAGAGGCTGTCCGGGAACACCAGATGGCCACCACAGGAGGCTGTCAGACGGATCTATTCACCTGTGGAAAGTGCAAGGGGAAGTGCTGCACCTACACACAG GTTCAAACTCGCAGTGCTGATGAACCGATGACCACGTTTGTCTTCTGCAATGATTGCGGAAATCGATGGAAG TTCTGCTGA